The following are encoded in a window of Streptomyces griseiscabiei genomic DNA:
- a CDS encoding ABC transporter ATP-binding protein: MTTPPPAGSLLVATDLRKAYGPTTALDGAEFSIHPGEVVAVMGPSGSGKSTLLHCLAGIVPPDSGSITYNGREMATMNDAQRSALRRSEFGFVFQFGQLVPELTCVENVALPLRLNGGSRKEAEKTALGWMQRLEVDDLARKRPGEVSGGQGQRVAVARALVTSPRVLFADEPTGALDSLNGERVMELLTEAARSTNAAVVLVTHEARVAAYSDREIVVRDGKSRDMERIV; encoded by the coding sequence GTGACCACGCCGCCCCCCGCCGGTTCCCTGCTCGTCGCGACCGATCTGCGCAAGGCGTACGGTCCGACCACCGCGCTGGACGGCGCGGAGTTCTCCATCCACCCCGGCGAGGTCGTCGCGGTGATGGGCCCCTCCGGCTCCGGCAAGTCGACACTGCTGCACTGCCTCGCCGGGATCGTGCCGCCCGACTCGGGCTCGATCACGTACAACGGCCGGGAGATGGCCACCATGAACGACGCCCAGCGCAGCGCGCTGCGGCGCAGCGAGTTCGGGTTCGTCTTCCAGTTCGGCCAGCTGGTGCCGGAGCTGACCTGTGTGGAGAACGTGGCGCTGCCGCTGCGGCTGAACGGCGGCTCCCGCAAGGAGGCCGAGAAGACCGCGCTCGGCTGGATGCAGCGGCTGGAGGTCGACGACCTCGCGCGCAAGCGTCCCGGTGAGGTCTCCGGCGGTCAGGGCCAGCGGGTCGCCGTGGCCCGTGCCCTGGTCACCAGCCCCCGGGTGCTCTTCGCGGACGAGCCCACCGGAGCGCTCGACTCGCTCAACGGCGAGCGCGTGATGGAACTGCTCACCGAGGCCGCCCGCTCCACCAACGCCGCCGTCGTCCTCGTCACGCACGAGGCGCGGGTCGCCGCGTACTCGGACCGCGAGATCGTCGTACGGGACGGGAAGTCGCGGGACATGGAGCGCATCGTATGA
- a CDS encoding transglycosylase domain-containing protein: MGRAEERRARQRGGRRAAPQRSSGGDAGATAVIAPPEGGGRAAARAAAKGGGKKKQQQSFLRRLFTWKKILGAFFGACLLGMGAFIVLYLMIDIPKGNPQALQESNVYRYSNGKIFARTGDTNREIVDLDKVPKDVQMTFVAAENKTFFSDPGVDFKGMTRGVINTLSGKGKQGGSTITQQYVKNYYLTSDQTVTRKLNELVISLKLEREESKDYILAGYINTSYYGRGAWGIQAAAQAYYGVDAKDLKVEQGAYLAALLQAPSQYDLSTATETGKKLVTNRWNYVLDNMVEMGELKASERAGMKLPKPKEPQAAPDLEGQNGYLVVAAKDQLARQLVANDAVDDIEDAKTKIDAGGWNITLNINPKKQAALEKAVKERLTSKLEPKKRKVDKYIQAGAVSVDPKTGKVVAMYGGVDYVKHFTNNATRRDYQPASTFKPVILAAAVDGNAETQDGDPITADTVYDGDSRHKVTDDGTAVGFAPPNEDNVDYGDVTVQGAMNKSINSVFAQMGVDVGMEKVMEVAGKLGMDTEGMEAVPAQTLGSMGASPLEMAGIYATLDNHGRKVTPTIVASASRRDGAVKFADPIGEQVISKEAADTVTSVLTGVVDDGTAKTSVRDNPSRDGQQVAGKTGTSDKNRSAWFTGYTPNLVTSVGLFGEDMSKNGKHVPMYGAVGVPRVNGGGFPAQIWATYTFGVMGKATKFELDTKQGAAVAPTKSPTPTLSPSATPSETPTSEEPTTEAPTTPETTPETTPETTPETTPETTPEETPSGDDGGIEFPTNPNDPQADD; the protein is encoded by the coding sequence ATGGGACGAGCGGAAGAAAGACGAGCGCGGCAGCGCGGCGGTCGCCGCGCGGCGCCCCAGCGCTCGTCCGGAGGCGATGCGGGGGCGACGGCGGTCATAGCCCCGCCCGAGGGCGGCGGCCGGGCCGCGGCCAGGGCCGCGGCCAAGGGCGGCGGCAAGAAGAAGCAGCAGCAGAGCTTCCTGCGCCGTCTCTTCACCTGGAAGAAGATCCTCGGCGCGTTCTTCGGCGCCTGCCTGCTCGGCATGGGTGCCTTCATCGTGCTCTATCTGATGATCGACATACCCAAGGGGAACCCCCAGGCGCTCCAGGAGAGCAACGTCTACCGGTACTCCAACGGCAAGATCTTCGCCCGCACCGGCGACACCAACCGGGAGATCGTCGACCTCGACAAGGTCCCCAAAGACGTCCAGATGACCTTCGTCGCCGCCGAGAACAAGACCTTCTTCAGCGACCCCGGCGTCGACTTCAAGGGCATGACGCGCGGCGTGATCAACACCCTCTCCGGCAAGGGCAAGCAGGGCGGCTCGACCATCACCCAGCAGTACGTCAAGAACTACTACCTGACGTCCGACCAGACGGTGACCCGCAAGCTCAACGAGCTGGTCATCTCCCTGAAGCTGGAGCGCGAGGAGTCCAAGGACTACATCCTCGCCGGCTACATCAACACCAGTTACTACGGCCGCGGCGCCTGGGGCATCCAGGCCGCCGCCCAGGCGTACTACGGCGTCGACGCCAAGGACCTCAAGGTCGAGCAGGGCGCCTATCTCGCCGCGCTGCTCCAGGCCCCCAGCCAGTACGACCTGTCGACCGCCACCGAGACCGGCAAGAAGCTGGTCACGAACCGCTGGAACTATGTGCTGGACAACATGGTCGAGATGGGCGAGCTGAAGGCCTCGGAGCGGGCCGGCATGAAGCTCCCCAAGCCGAAGGAGCCCCAGGCCGCCCCCGATCTGGAGGGCCAGAACGGCTATCTGGTCGTGGCCGCCAAGGATCAGCTGGCCAGGCAACTCGTGGCCAACGACGCGGTCGACGACATCGAGGACGCCAAGACGAAGATCGACGCGGGCGGCTGGAACATCACGCTCAACATCAACCCGAAGAAGCAGGCCGCACTGGAGAAGGCCGTCAAGGAACGCCTCACCAGCAAGCTGGAGCCGAAGAAGCGCAAGGTCGACAAGTACATCCAGGCCGGTGCCGTCTCCGTCGACCCGAAGACGGGCAAGGTCGTCGCCATGTACGGCGGCGTCGACTACGTGAAGCACTTCACGAACAACGCCACCCGCCGGGACTACCAACCCGCCTCGACCTTCAAGCCGGTCATCCTCGCCGCGGCCGTCGACGGGAACGCCGAGACCCAGGACGGCGACCCGATCACCGCCGACACCGTCTACGACGGTGACAGCCGGCACAAGGTCACGGACGACGGCACCGCGGTCGGCTTCGCCCCGCCCAACGAGGACAACGTCGACTACGGCGACGTCACCGTGCAGGGCGCCATGAACAAGTCCATCAACTCCGTCTTCGCGCAGATGGGCGTCGACGTGGGCATGGAGAAGGTCATGGAGGTCGCCGGGAAGCTCGGTATGGACACCGAGGGCATGGAGGCGGTGCCCGCCCAGACCCTGGGCTCCATGGGCGCCAGCCCGCTGGAGATGGCCGGCATCTACGCCACCCTCGACAACCACGGCAGGAAGGTCACCCCGACCATCGTCGCCTCGGCCTCACGCCGGGACGGCGCGGTCAAGTTCGCCGACCCGATCGGCGAGCAGGTCATCAGCAAGGAGGCCGCCGACACGGTCACCTCGGTCCTCACCGGCGTGGTCGACGACGGTACGGCGAAGACGTCGGTCCGCGACAACCCCTCCCGCGACGGGCAGCAGGTCGCCGGCAAGACGGGTACCTCCGACAAGAACCGCTCCGCCTGGTTCACCGGCTACACCCCGAACCTCGTGACCTCCGTCGGTCTCTTCGGCGAGGACATGAGCAAGAACGGCAAGCACGTCCCGATGTACGGAGCGGTCGGCGTCCCCCGGGTCAACGGCGGTGGCTTCCCCGCCCAGATCTGGGCCACCTACACCTTCGGTGTGATGGGCAAGGCCACCAAGTTCGAACTGGACACCAAGCAGGGCGCCGCCGTCGCGCCCACGAAGTCCCCGACGCCGACCCTGTCCCCGTCCGCGACCCCGTCGGAGACACCCACCTCGGAGGAACCGACCACCGAGGCCCCGACGACCCCGGAGACCACCCCGGAGACGACGCCGGAGACCACCCCGGAGACGACGCCGGAGACGACCCCCGAGGAAACCCCGTCGGGCGACGACGGCGGCATCGAGTTCCCGACGAACCCGAACGATCCCCAGGCGGACGATTAG
- a CDS encoding carboxymuconolactone decarboxylase family protein, whose translation MSLDALRSVIPDYAKDLRRNLDAVLGDSSLSEQQLWGTVLVTAIASRSAIVLRTLGPEAGARLSAEAYTAAKSAAATMALSNVFFRTRHLLSDHEYGGLRTGLRMNVIGDPGVDRVDHEMWAFAVSAINGCGECLDSHERALRAAGVSRESVQEVFRVASVVGAVGVTLEAEAVLSE comes from the coding sequence ATGTCGCTCGATGCCTTGAGGTCCGTGATTCCGGACTACGCGAAGGACCTCCGCCGCAACCTGGACGCCGTCCTCGGCGACTCCTCGCTGTCGGAACAGCAGCTGTGGGGGACGGTGCTGGTGACGGCGATCGCCTCCCGCTCGGCGATCGTGTTGCGGACGCTGGGGCCGGAGGCCGGGGCGCGGCTGTCGGCGGAGGCGTACACGGCGGCGAAGTCCGCGGCGGCGACGATGGCGCTGAGCAACGTCTTCTTCCGTACACGGCATCTGCTGTCCGACCACGAGTACGGCGGGCTGCGGACGGGACTGCGGATGAACGTCATCGGTGATCCCGGGGTGGACAGGGTCGACCACGAGATGTGGGCGTTCGCCGTGTCCGCGATCAATGGGTGCGGGGAGTGTCTGGATTCGCACGAGCGGGCGCTGCGGGCGGCCGGGGTGAGCCGGGAGAGTGTGCAGGAGGTGTTCCGGGTCGCTTCGGTGGTGGGGGCGGTGGGGGTCACGTTGGAGGCGGAGGCGGTTCTCTCCGAGTAG
- a CDS encoding SpoIIE family protein phosphatase, which produces MDSTRVTEHPTSHERPQSGAGPTDPRGALLRTQEPMRAAPAAALPAQARMGDAPAEPGTAASCAKSGQTGQAPSEHAQPAVSEHSQPAATEPDPHRPRPAPETIPAQPGGDPDRSGGTGSGLERRGGQGVAPGAPMPMRRDGDRLRFVGAATRRIARGIDLDEIVMGLCRATVPTFSDAILVYLREPLPVGDERPTGPMVLRLRRTDRIPEERDTEGGFMPSSLQPEQPVDLAVVTAEQCEVRPGGALAEVLRGVRPVFADAPAAHDALPELLGPDAELTVPTGQRAILAPLRGRRRVIGAAVFLRRPERMAFEQDDLLVAAQLATHSALGIDKAVLYGREAYIADELQRTMLPEALPKCTGVRLAHRYLPAAETARVGGDWYDAIPLPGSRVALVVGDVMGHSMTSAAIMGQLRTTAQTLAGLDLPPQEVLHHLDEQAQRLGTDRMATCLYAVYDPVSHRITIANAGHPPPVLLHLGGRAEVLRVPPGAPIGVGGVDFEAVELDAPAGGTLLLYTDGLVESRLRDVWTGIEQLREKLAATAQLTGPDHPPPLEALCDEVLDMLGPGDRDDDIALLAARFDGIAPSDVAYWFLEPEEMAPGRARRLARHALSRWGLEELTDSVELLISEVVTNAVRYATRPVTLRLLRTDVLRCEVTDDVPQLPRLRQARATDEGGRGLYLVNRLAKRWGATRLSAGKVVWFELNQA; this is translated from the coding sequence AGCGCCCTCAGAGCGGCGCCGGCCCCACGGACCCCCGTGGGGCGCTCCTGCGTACCCAGGAGCCGATGCGAGCCGCGCCCGCCGCGGCCTTACCGGCTCAGGCGCGCATGGGTGACGCCCCGGCCGAGCCGGGCACCGCGGCCTCGTGCGCGAAGAGCGGACAGACCGGACAGGCACCCTCGGAGCACGCCCAGCCGGCGGTCTCCGAGCACTCCCAGCCCGCGGCCACCGAGCCCGACCCGCACCGCCCGCGGCCCGCGCCGGAGACCATCCCGGCACAGCCCGGCGGTGACCCGGACCGCTCCGGCGGCACCGGGAGCGGTCTGGAGCGGCGCGGCGGGCAGGGTGTGGCGCCGGGCGCCCCCATGCCCATGCGGCGGGACGGCGACCGGCTGCGCTTCGTGGGCGCCGCGACCCGGCGGATCGCCCGCGGCATCGACCTGGACGAGATCGTCATGGGTCTGTGCCGGGCCACCGTGCCGACGTTCTCGGACGCGATCCTCGTGTATCTGCGCGAGCCGCTGCCGGTCGGCGACGAGCGGCCCACCGGGCCCATGGTGCTGCGGCTGCGCCGCACCGACCGGATCCCCGAGGAGCGGGACACCGAGGGCGGCTTCATGCCCTCCTCGCTCCAGCCCGAGCAGCCCGTCGATCTGGCGGTCGTCACGGCCGAGCAGTGCGAGGTCCGGCCCGGCGGCGCGCTCGCCGAGGTGCTGCGGGGCGTCCGGCCGGTCTTCGCCGACGCGCCCGCCGCGCACGACGCGCTGCCGGAACTGCTCGGACCGGACGCCGAATTGACCGTGCCGACCGGCCAGCGGGCGATCCTCGCCCCGCTGCGCGGCCGGCGCCGGGTGATCGGCGCGGCGGTCTTCCTGCGCCGCCCGGAGCGGATGGCGTTCGAGCAGGACGACCTGCTGGTCGCCGCCCAGCTCGCCACGCACAGCGCGCTCGGCATCGACAAGGCGGTGCTGTACGGCCGTGAGGCGTACATCGCCGACGAACTGCAGCGCACGATGCTGCCGGAGGCGCTCCCGAAGTGCACCGGCGTACGGCTCGCGCACCGGTATCTGCCGGCCGCCGAGACCGCGCGGGTCGGCGGTGACTGGTACGACGCGATTCCCCTGCCGGGGAGCCGGGTCGCCCTGGTCGTGGGCGATGTGATGGGTCATTCGATGACCTCGGCCGCGATCATGGGGCAGCTGCGGACCACCGCGCAGACCCTCGCGGGGCTGGACCTGCCGCCGCAGGAGGTGCTGCACCACCTCGACGAGCAGGCGCAGCGGCTCGGTACGGATCGCATGGCGACCTGTCTGTACGCGGTGTACGACCCGGTCTCGCACCGGATCACCATCGCCAACGCCGGGCATCCGCCGCCGGTGCTGCTGCATCTCGGCGGTCGCGCCGAGGTGCTGCGGGTGCCGCCGGGCGCGCCGATCGGTGTGGGCGGGGTGGACTTCGAGGCGGTCGAGCTGGACGCGCCCGCCGGGGGCACGCTGCTGCTCTACACGGACGGGCTGGTGGAGTCCCGGCTGCGGGACGTGTGGACCGGGATAGAGCAGTTGCGGGAGAAGCTGGCCGCGACCGCCCAGCTGACCGGGCCGGATCATCCGCCGCCGCTGGAGGCGCTGTGCGACGAGGTGCTCGACATGCTTGGTCCGGGGGACCGTGACGACGACATCGCGCTTCTTGCCGCGCGGTTCGATGGGATCGCTCCCAGCGACGTCGCGTACTGGTTCCTGGAACCGGAGGAGATGGCTCCGGGGCGGGCGCGCCGACTGGCCCGGCATGCCCTGTCCCGCTGGGGCCTGGAGGAGCTGACCGACTCCGTCGAGCTGCTCATCAGCGAGGTCGTCACCAACGCGGTGCGGTACGCGACCCGGCCGGTGACCCTGCGGCTGCTGCGGACCGATGTGCTGCGGTGCGAGGTCACCGACGACGTGCCGCAGCTGCCGCGGCTTCGGCAGGCCCGTGCGACGGACGAGGGGGGCCGTGGGCTCTATCTCGTCAATCGGCTGGCGAAGCGGTGGGGGGCCACTCGGTTGAGTGCGGGGAAGGTTGTCTGGTTCGAGTTGAATCAGGCGTGA
- a CDS encoding PadR family transcriptional regulator — protein sequence MSIGHTLLGLLESGPRHGYDLKRAFDEKFGHDRPLHYGQVYSTMSRLLKNGLVEVDGIEPGGGPERKRYAITEAGITDVQRWLATPEKPEPYLQSTLYTKVVLALLTDRNAADILDTQRSEHLRMMRILTDRKRKGDLADQLICDHALFHLEADLRWLELTAARLGKLAEAVTR from the coding sequence ATGTCCATCGGTCACACCCTCCTGGGACTCCTGGAGTCCGGGCCCCGACACGGTTACGACCTGAAGCGGGCCTTCGACGAGAAGTTCGGTCACGACCGGCCGCTGCACTACGGCCAGGTCTACTCGACGATGTCGCGGCTGCTGAAGAACGGCCTCGTCGAGGTCGACGGCATCGAGCCCGGCGGCGGCCCCGAGCGCAAGCGGTACGCGATCACCGAGGCGGGCATCACGGACGTCCAGCGGTGGCTCGCGACGCCCGAGAAGCCCGAGCCGTATCTGCAGTCGACCCTCTACACGAAGGTCGTCCTCGCCCTGCTCACGGACCGGAACGCGGCCGACATCCTCGACACCCAGCGCTCGGAACACCTGCGCATGATGCGCATCCTCACCGACCGCAAACGCAAGGGCGACCTGGCCGATCAGCTGATCTGCGACCACGCCCTGTTCCATCTGGAGGCCGATCTGCGATGGCTGGAGCTGACCGCCGCCCGACTGGGCAAGCTGGCCGAGGCGGTGACCCGGTGA
- a CDS encoding ABC transporter permease, with amino-acid sequence MSSATVRQWYRDLAMGVRFTFTGGREGWVRAVLTAVGVGLGVALLLLTAAVPSALTTRDAREKAREDQGIGYLQDNSTSKPTDKSLIVADTDTEYRYQEIRGRLLEPEGADAPLPPGVGKFPAPGDMVVSPALADLLKSDAGKMLRDRLPYETVGSIGEEGLIGPGELTYYAGAEGLAARLDDSVVYRIDQFGWSTADQPEEEMDPVLVLLTLVVFVVLLMPVAVFIATAVRFGGERRDRRLAALRLVGSDGRMTRRIAAGEALAGAVLGLVFGTGFFLLGREIAGSVEVLDVSVFPSYLNPSVGLALLVALAVPAAAVLVTLFALRGVVIEPLGVVRTAKPAHRRLWWRLLLPLGGLALLYPMVGQGSENGNFNEYMVTGGVVLLLFGITALLPWVVEAFVARLGSGALSWQLAVRRLQLSSGSAARMVNGIAVAVAGAIALQMLFAGVEGRFTSSTGKDTARAQMELVLPRDLPVSVAGKELGRAEGAAATAALSTVDVSARAKDPEGLYGLTVGDCAALRELADIPSCQDGDVFVVGAAADPGLARLGTAGNTLYFDPSYDGNGSGPEIAWKLPAEVKKVSGRADSLRPGTDGLMVTPGALPAKTEPLLHSTVYVRTDPTVPNALDEVRNAAVAIDPLIRTWEWESTTRADEFADIRTGLLVGASAVLVLIGASLLVSQLEQLRERRKLLSALVAFGTRRRTLGLSVLWQTAVPITLGLALASAVGLTLGAVLLKMTNRPVGVDWPSVLSMTGIGAGVVLLVTALSMPPLMRLMRPEGLRTE; translated from the coding sequence ATGAGCTCGGCCACGGTCCGCCAGTGGTACCGGGACCTGGCGATGGGGGTGCGGTTCACCTTCACCGGGGGCCGTGAGGGCTGGGTGCGCGCCGTGCTCACCGCGGTCGGGGTCGGCCTCGGGGTGGCGCTGCTGCTGCTCACCGCGGCCGTACCGAGCGCGCTCACGACCCGCGACGCCCGGGAGAAGGCCCGGGAGGACCAGGGAATCGGCTATCTCCAGGACAACTCCACGTCCAAGCCGACCGACAAGAGCCTGATCGTCGCCGACACCGACACCGAGTACCGGTATCAGGAGATACGGGGACGGCTCCTCGAACCCGAGGGCGCGGACGCGCCGCTGCCGCCGGGCGTCGGGAAGTTCCCCGCGCCGGGCGACATGGTCGTCTCCCCCGCCCTCGCCGACCTGCTGAAGTCGGACGCCGGGAAGATGCTGCGCGACCGGCTGCCGTACGAAACGGTGGGCAGCATCGGCGAGGAGGGACTGATCGGCCCCGGTGAACTCACCTACTACGCGGGCGCCGAGGGACTGGCCGCACGGCTCGACGACTCGGTGGTGTACCGGATCGACCAGTTCGGGTGGTCCACCGCCGACCAGCCCGAGGAGGAGATGGACCCGGTCCTGGTACTGCTCACGCTGGTCGTGTTCGTGGTGCTGCTGATGCCGGTGGCCGTCTTCATCGCGACGGCCGTACGGTTCGGCGGCGAGCGGCGGGACCGCAGGCTGGCGGCGCTGCGGCTGGTCGGTTCCGACGGGCGGATGACGCGCCGGATCGCGGCGGGCGAGGCCCTCGCGGGCGCCGTGCTGGGGCTGGTCTTCGGCACCGGGTTCTTCCTGCTGGGCAGGGAGATCGCCGGTTCGGTCGAGGTGCTCGATGTCAGTGTCTTCCCCAGCTACCTGAACCCCTCCGTCGGCCTCGCCCTGCTGGTGGCGCTCGCGGTGCCGGCCGCCGCCGTCCTCGTCACCCTGTTCGCGCTGCGCGGCGTCGTGATCGAACCGCTCGGTGTGGTCCGTACGGCCAAGCCCGCGCACCGCAGGCTCTGGTGGCGGCTGCTGCTGCCGCTCGGCGGTCTCGCCCTGCTCTACCCGATGGTCGGCCAGGGGTCGGAGAACGGGAACTTCAACGAGTACATGGTGACCGGCGGTGTCGTGCTGCTGCTCTTCGGCATCACCGCGCTGCTGCCCTGGGTGGTCGAGGCGTTCGTCGCCCGGCTGGGCTCCGGCGCCCTGTCCTGGCAACTGGCCGTCCGCAGACTCCAGCTGAGCAGCGGCTCGGCGGCGCGCATGGTCAACGGCATCGCGGTGGCGGTGGCCGGCGCGATCGCCCTGCAGATGCTGTTCGCCGGGGTCGAGGGCAGGTTCACGAGTTCGACCGGGAAGGACACGGCCCGGGCCCAGATGGAGCTGGTCCTGCCGCGCGATCTCCCGGTGAGCGTCGCGGGCAAGGAGCTGGGGCGGGCCGAGGGCGCCGCGGCCACGGCCGCGCTGTCCACCGTCGACGTCTCGGCCCGTGCCAAGGACCCCGAGGGGCTGTACGGGCTGACCGTCGGCGACTGCGCGGCGCTGCGCGAACTGGCCGACATCCCCTCCTGCCAGGACGGCGACGTCTTCGTCGTGGGCGCCGCGGCGGACCCCGGCCTGGCGCGGCTCGGCACCGCCGGGAACACGTTGTACTTCGACCCGTCCTACGACGGGAACGGGTCGGGGCCGGAGATCGCCTGGAAGCTGCCGGCCGAGGTGAAGAAGGTGTCCGGGCGCGCCGATTCGCTGCGGCCCGGGACGGACGGGCTGATGGTCACCCCGGGTGCCCTGCCCGCGAAGACGGAGCCGCTGCTCCACAGCACCGTCTACGTACGGACCGACCCCACCGTGCCGAACGCCCTCGACGAGGTGCGCAACGCGGCCGTGGCGATCGATCCGCTCATCCGGACCTGGGAGTGGGAGTCGACCACGCGGGCCGACGAGTTCGCGGACATCCGCACCGGTCTGCTGGTCGGCGCGTCCGCCGTGCTGGTCCTCATCGGCGCGAGCCTCCTCGTCTCCCAGCTCGAACAGTTGCGCGAACGCCGGAAGCTGCTGTCGGCTCTGGTCGCCTTCGGCACACGGCGGCGCACGCTCGGCCTGTCCGTGCTGTGGCAGACCGCCGTCCCGATCACGCTGGGCCTGGCCCTCGCGTCGGCGGTCGGTCTGACCCTCGGCGCGGTCCTGCTGAAGATGACGAACAGGCCGGTGGGCGTGGACTGGCCGAGCGTGCTGTCGATGACCGGCATCGGCGCGGGCGTCGTCCTCCTGGTGACGGCGCTGAGCATGCCGCCCCTGATGCGGTTGATGCGGCCGGAGGGGCTGCGTACGGAGTAG